A region of Nocardioides sp. JS614 DNA encodes the following proteins:
- a CDS encoding ABC transporter ATP-binding protein: MAAESEGGAVTAPTHRPSGTAAAMFTDVPHEPGAAKPDPIVVADDITRTFGGLTAVDVEHVEIQRGAITALIGPNGAGKTTFFNLLTGFDRPDSGDWSFNGRSLRKVPASRVARMGMVRTFQLTKVLSKLTVIENMRTGAPHQAGENLLKAMFAPLWRAQEEENTRKADALLERFLLIKKREDFAGSLSGGQRKLLEMARALMADPELVMLDEPMAGVNPALKQSLLGHVKALRDEGRTVLFVEHDMDMVRDISDWVVVMAQGRVIAEGPPDSVMSDTRVIDAYLGAHHDTVLDFEAEEQILEAAEAELAAEHADHEDHDTKGDRDV; this comes from the coding sequence CACCGCCCCCACCCACCGCCCGTCCGGAACGGCTGCGGCCATGTTCACCGACGTGCCCCACGAGCCGGGCGCCGCGAAGCCGGACCCGATCGTGGTCGCGGACGACATCACCCGCACCTTCGGCGGCCTCACCGCCGTCGACGTCGAGCACGTGGAGATCCAGCGGGGTGCGATCACGGCGCTGATCGGTCCCAACGGTGCCGGCAAGACCACGTTCTTCAACCTGCTGACCGGCTTCGACCGGCCCGACTCCGGCGACTGGTCCTTCAACGGGCGCAGCCTCCGCAAGGTGCCGGCCTCACGGGTGGCCCGGATGGGCATGGTGCGCACCTTCCAGCTGACGAAGGTGCTCTCCAAGCTCACCGTCATCGAGAACATGCGCACCGGCGCCCCCCACCAGGCTGGCGAGAACCTCCTCAAGGCGATGTTCGCCCCGCTGTGGCGCGCCCAGGAGGAGGAGAACACCCGCAAGGCCGACGCCCTGCTCGAGCGCTTCTTGCTGATCAAGAAGCGCGAGGACTTCGCGGGCTCGCTGTCCGGCGGGCAGCGCAAGCTGCTGGAGATGGCACGCGCCCTGATGGCCGACCCCGAGCTGGTCATGCTCGACGAGCCGATGGCGGGGGTGAACCCCGCCCTCAAGCAGTCGCTGCTGGGCCACGTGAAGGCGTTGCGCGACGAGGGCCGCACGGTGCTCTTCGTCGAGCACGACATGGACATGGTCCGCGACATCTCCGACTGGGTCGTGGTGATGGCCCAGGGGCGGGTGATCGCGGAGGGACCGCCGGACTCGGTGATGAGCGACACCCGGGTGATCGACGCCTACCTGGGCGCCCACCACGACACGGTGCTGGACTTCGAGGCAGAGGAGCAGATCCTCGAGGCCGCGGAGGCCGAGCTCGCCGCCGAGCACGCCGACCACGAGGACCACGACACCAAGGGGGATCGCGATGTCTGA
- a CDS encoding ABC transporter ATP-binding protein, which produces MSEATSAAEDAAREEHLAHAEGAVLRADELIAGYLPGVNILNGSNLYCKEGELVGIIGPNGAGKSTLLKALFGLVKISSGSVRLKGQEITNERADSLVSKGIGFVPQTNNVFPSLTIRENLEMGCYQSPESFKKRFEFVGELFPALHDRRAQRAGSLSGGERQMVAMGRALMMDPSVLLLDEPSAGLSPVMQDEVFVQTRRINRAGVSVIMVEQNARRCLQICDRGYVLDQGRNAYTGTGKALGNDPKVIELYLGTLAQA; this is translated from the coding sequence ATGTCTGAGGCGACCAGCGCGGCCGAGGACGCGGCCCGCGAGGAGCACCTCGCCCACGCCGAGGGCGCCGTGCTGCGCGCCGACGAGCTGATCGCGGGCTACCTGCCCGGGGTGAACATCCTCAACGGCTCCAACCTCTACTGCAAGGAGGGCGAGCTGGTCGGCATCATCGGCCCGAACGGCGCCGGCAAGTCGACGCTGCTCAAGGCGCTCTTCGGGCTCGTGAAGATCTCCTCGGGCAGCGTTCGGCTCAAGGGCCAGGAGATCACCAACGAACGCGCAGACAGCCTGGTGTCCAAGGGCATCGGCTTCGTCCCGCAGACCAACAACGTGTTCCCCTCGCTCACGATCCGCGAGAATCTCGAGATGGGCTGCTACCAGAGCCCGGAGTCGTTCAAGAAGCGCTTCGAGTTCGTCGGCGAGCTGTTCCCCGCCCTGCACGACCGGCGCGCCCAGCGGGCCGGCTCGTTGTCCGGGGGCGAGCGGCAGATGGTCGCGATGGGCCGGGCCCTGATGATGGACCCGTCGGTCCTCCTCCTCGACGAGCCCTCCGCGGGGCTCTCCCCCGTCATGCAGGACGAGGTGTTCGTCCAGACCCGCCGGATCAACCGGGCCGGCGTCTCGGTGATCATGGTCGAGCAGAACGCCCGGCGCTGCCTGCAGATCTGCGACCGCGGCTACGTCCTCGACCAGGGCCGCAACGCCTACACCGGCACCGGCAAGGCCCTCGGCAACGACCCGAAGGTCATCGAGCTCTACCTCGGCACCCTCGCCCAGGCCTGA
- a CDS encoding ABC transporter substrate-binding protein produces the protein MIRSSRARRAAITLAASALVLTACGSDGGSDSKSDAPDEGTSSSAPATTGDGVLKIGQLLPQTGDLAYLGPPEFAGVDLAIKEINDAGGVLGKPVESFKADSGDGTPDIAGASVDSLLQDSVDAIVGAAASGVSLSVIDKITGAGVVQISPANTAAAFDTYDDGGLYFRTAPSDRLQGQVLGNMAVEDGFSNVAVMARQDAYGEGLAEQVDQTLKEQGANVAAHILYAADAQNFTAEVNEIAAAKPDALVLIAFNETTKIIPQLIAKGIGPQDIQLYFVDGNMADYSAESFDLEGVKGTFPAPAEVDESFNQRLLEVDPKLKDFTYGPQSYDATILTALAAIAAGDDSGEAIAGELVNVSKDGEACTTFADCAKLLEDGQDINYEGVSGPTDMNDTGSPNAATIGIQEYAKNNKYSQIDSVSGVLE, from the coding sequence ATGATTCGCTCCAGCCGCGCTCGCCGCGCAGCCATCACGCTCGCGGCATCCGCACTCGTCCTCACTGCTTGTGGCAGTGACGGCGGCTCCGACAGCAAGTCCGACGCTCCCGACGAGGGCACCTCCTCGTCGGCGCCGGCAACGACGGGTGACGGCGTGCTCAAGATCGGCCAGCTGCTGCCCCAGACCGGTGACCTCGCCTACCTGGGCCCCCCCGAGTTCGCGGGCGTCGACCTGGCCATCAAGGAAATCAACGACGCGGGTGGCGTGCTCGGGAAGCCCGTCGAGAGCTTCAAGGCGGACTCCGGCGACGGTACGCCGGATATCGCGGGCGCCTCCGTCGACTCGCTCCTCCAGGACAGCGTCGACGCCATCGTCGGTGCCGCCGCCTCCGGCGTGTCGCTCTCGGTGATCGACAAGATCACCGGTGCCGGCGTCGTGCAGATCTCCCCGGCGAACACCGCCGCGGCGTTCGACACCTACGACGACGGCGGCCTGTACTTCCGCACCGCGCCGTCCGACCGCCTGCAGGGCCAGGTGCTCGGCAACATGGCGGTCGAGGACGGGTTCTCCAACGTCGCCGTGATGGCGCGCCAGGATGCGTACGGCGAGGGTCTGGCCGAGCAGGTCGACCAGACGCTGAAGGAGCAGGGCGCCAACGTCGCGGCCCACATCCTCTACGCCGCCGACGCTCAGAACTTCACCGCAGAGGTCAACGAGATCGCGGCGGCCAAGCCCGACGCTCTCGTGCTGATCGCGTTCAACGAGACGACGAAGATCATCCCGCAGCTGATCGCCAAGGGGATCGGCCCGCAGGACATCCAGCTCTACTTCGTCGACGGCAACATGGCCGACTACTCCGCCGAGTCCTTCGACCTGGAGGGCGTCAAGGGCACCTTCCCGGCTCCGGCCGAGGTCGACGAGAGCTTCAACCAGCGGCTGCTCGAGGTGGACCCGAAGCTGAAGGACTTCACCTACGGCCCGCAGTCCTACGACGCCACGATCCTCACCGCGCTCGCTGCGATCGCGGCCGGGGACGACTCCGGCGAGGCGATCGCCGGCGAGCTGGTCAACGTCTCCAAGGACGGCGAGGCCTGCACCACGTTCGCCGACTGCGCGAAGCTGCTCGAGGACGGCCAGGACATCAACTACGAGGGTGTCTCCGGCCCGACCGACATGAACGACACCGGCAGCCCGAACGCTGCGACGATCGGCATCCAGGAGTACGCCAAGAACAACAAGTACTCGCAGATCGACTCGGTCTCCGGCGTCCTGGAGTGA
- a CDS encoding ANTAR domain-containing response regulator, protein MTQTEQPAPQPGGPAPRRVVIAEDEVLIRMDLAEMLGEEGYDVVGQAGDGATAVRLAEELRPDLVILDVKMPVLDGIAAAERIAEARIAPVVILTAFSQRELVERARDAGAMAYLVKPFSRSDLVPAIEMAVSRFAELALLEAEVADLTERLETRKAVDRAKGVLQEQLHLSEPDAFRWIQKTAMDLRLSMRQVADGVITHGPGLAG, encoded by the coding sequence GTGACTCAGACCGAGCAGCCGGCCCCGCAGCCCGGCGGCCCCGCACCGCGGCGCGTCGTCATCGCCGAGGACGAGGTGCTGATCCGGATGGACCTCGCCGAGATGCTGGGCGAGGAGGGGTACGACGTGGTCGGCCAGGCCGGCGACGGTGCCACCGCGGTCCGGCTCGCCGAGGAGCTGCGCCCCGACCTGGTCATCCTCGACGTGAAGATGCCGGTTCTGGACGGGATCGCCGCCGCCGAGCGGATCGCCGAGGCCCGGATCGCGCCGGTCGTGATCCTGACCGCCTTCTCGCAGCGTGAGCTCGTCGAGCGGGCCCGGGACGCCGGGGCGATGGCGTACCTGGTCAAGCCGTTCTCCCGGTCCGACCTGGTGCCGGCGATCGAGATGGCGGTCAGCCGGTTCGCCGAGCTCGCCCTCCTGGAGGCCGAGGTCGCCGACCTCACCGAGCGCCTCGAGACCCGCAAGGCCGTCGACCGGGCCAAGGGCGTCCTGCAGGAGCAGCTGCACCTCTCCGAGCCCGACGCCTTCCGGTGGATCCAGAAGACCGCCATGGACCTGCGGCTCTCGATGCGCCAGGTCGCCGACGGAGTGATCACGCACGGTCCCGGACTGGCCGGCTGA
- a CDS encoding transcriptional regulator gives MTGVHRSTLRIWLREPIPAGECPRCDGVPIPGPPYGALLGYYLGDGCLSRHRRYFTLRVSCDARYPNIIRDIEAAIRDVRPARRVFRVRAPGAVVVQSNWKHWPCLFPQHGPGRKHERPIVLEPWQVAIVEAYPAAFLRGLFHSDGSRVRNWTTRMVAGERKRYDYPRWQFTNVSTDIQQLCCWALDLVDVPWRQSNAKTISVSTRAAVARLDTLIGLKR, from the coding sequence ATGACCGGGGTGCACCGCTCGACGCTGCGGATCTGGCTCCGTGAGCCGATCCCAGCCGGCGAATGTCCTCGGTGCGACGGCGTTCCCATCCCGGGACCGCCCTATGGGGCACTCCTCGGCTACTACCTGGGGGACGGTTGCCTGTCTCGGCACCGCCGGTACTTCACGCTCCGGGTCTCCTGCGACGCCCGCTACCCGAACATCATCCGAGACATCGAGGCGGCGATTCGGGATGTCCGTCCTGCCCGGCGCGTGTTCCGGGTCCGCGCGCCGGGCGCCGTAGTCGTGCAGTCCAACTGGAAGCACTGGCCGTGCCTGTTCCCGCAGCACGGGCCCGGGCGCAAGCACGAGCGGCCGATCGTGCTGGAGCCTTGGCAGGTTGCGATCGTCGAGGCGTACCCTGCCGCGTTCCTGCGCGGCCTGTTCCATTCGGATGGGTCCCGGGTGCGCAACTGGACGACCAGGATGGTGGCCGGAGAGCGGAAGCGGTACGACTATCCCCGTTGGCAGTTCACCAATGTCTCGACGGACATCCAGCAGCTGTGCTGCTGGGCGCTGGACCTCGTCGACGTCCCGTGGCGGCAGTCGAACGCGAAGACGATCAGCGTCTCGACCCGCGCCGCAGTGGCCAGGCTCGACACGCTGATCGGGCTGAAGCGCTGA
- the pyk gene encoding pyruvate kinase produces the protein MRRAKIVCTLGPAVANPRRIRELVYAGMDVARLNMSHGSHEDHAEAYRLVREASDASGHGVGIFADLQGPKIRLERFANGPVVLTRGQAWTITTRDVPGDDRECGTTYKGLPGDVSVGDPILIDDGKVRLRVTKVDGPDVHTEVLVGGKVSDNKGINLPGVAVSVPALSEKDIEDLRFALHLTVDFIALSFVRDAKDVEDVRRIMDEEGVHLPVIAKIEKPQAIENLDEVIAAFDGFMVARGDLGVECPLEDVPFLQKRIVEKARLNAKPVIVATQMLESMIGNPAPTRAEASDVANAVLDGADAVMLSGETSVGEYPVHTVETMARIIAATEAHALAQPPGRAALAEIDWDPHTRGGVIAKAAEEVAERVGAKYVVAFTQSGDSARRMSRLRGPIPILAFTPVGVVRSQLALTWGIETFLTQPVEHTDEMVRQVDDQLLRIGRVREGDLVVIIAGAPPGIPGSTNALRIHRMGDAINQVAPAYRRS, from the coding sequence GTGCGTAGAGCGAAGATCGTGTGCACCCTGGGCCCCGCGGTGGCGAACCCTCGACGGATCCGTGAACTGGTCTATGCCGGCATGGACGTCGCCCGCCTGAACATGAGCCACGGCTCGCACGAGGACCATGCCGAGGCCTACCGCCTCGTGCGCGAGGCCTCGGACGCGAGCGGCCACGGCGTCGGCATCTTCGCCGACCTGCAGGGCCCGAAGATCCGGCTCGAGCGGTTCGCGAACGGTCCGGTCGTGCTGACCCGCGGGCAGGCGTGGACGATCACCACCCGCGACGTGCCCGGCGACGACCGCGAGTGCGGGACGACGTACAAGGGCCTGCCCGGCGACGTGAGCGTCGGCGACCCGATCCTCATCGACGACGGCAAGGTGCGGCTGCGGGTCACCAAGGTCGACGGACCGGACGTGCACACCGAGGTGCTCGTGGGCGGCAAGGTCAGCGACAACAAGGGCATCAACCTGCCCGGCGTCGCCGTGTCCGTGCCGGCGCTGTCGGAGAAGGACATCGAGGACCTGCGCTTCGCGCTGCACCTCACGGTCGACTTCATCGCGCTGAGCTTCGTACGCGACGCCAAGGACGTCGAGGACGTCCGGCGGATCATGGACGAGGAGGGCGTGCACCTCCCGGTCATCGCGAAGATCGAGAAGCCGCAGGCGATCGAGAACCTCGACGAGGTGATCGCGGCGTTCGACGGCTTCATGGTCGCCCGCGGCGACCTCGGCGTGGAGTGCCCGCTCGAGGACGTCCCGTTCCTGCAGAAGCGGATCGTCGAGAAGGCCCGCCTCAACGCCAAGCCCGTCATCGTCGCGACCCAGATGCTGGAGTCGATGATCGGCAACCCCGCGCCGACCCGCGCCGAGGCCTCCGACGTCGCGAACGCCGTCCTCGACGGCGCCGACGCGGTGATGCTGTCCGGCGAGACCAGCGTGGGGGAGTACCCCGTCCACACCGTCGAGACGATGGCGCGGATCATCGCGGCGACCGAGGCGCACGCCCTGGCGCAGCCCCCGGGCCGGGCCGCCCTCGCCGAGATCGACTGGGACCCGCACACCCGCGGCGGCGTGATCGCCAAGGCCGCCGAGGAGGTCGCCGAGCGGGTCGGGGCGAAGTACGTCGTCGCCTTCACCCAGAGCGGTGACTCCGCGCGCCGGATGTCGCGGCTGCGTGGCCCGATCCCGATCCTCGCGTTCACGCCGGTCGGGGTGGTGCGCTCGCAGCTCGCGCTGACCTGGGGGATCGAGACGTTCCTGACCCAGCCCGTCGAGCACACCGACGAGATGGTCCGTCAGGTCGACGACCAGCTGCTCCGGATCGGCCGGGTCCGCGAGGGTGACCTCGTGGTCATCATCGCGGGCGCCCCTCCGGGCATCCCCGGGTCGACGAACGCGCTGCGGATCCACCGGATGGGCGACGCGATCAACCAGGTCGCGCCGGCGTACCGCCGCAGCTGA
- a CDS encoding glutamate synthase subunit beta has protein sequence MADPRGFLKKGREVAARRPVEERIQDWNEVYPGSAGRALLPIITEQAGRCMDCGIPFCHQGCPLGNIIPEWNDLVWRDDWEGAIERLHATNNFPDFTGRLCPAPCETACVLGINQDPVTIKNVEVAIIDKAWDSGFVRPQPPEWLSGRTVAVVGSGPAGLAAAQQLTRAGHTVAVYERADKIGGLLRYGIPEFKMEKQHLDKRLEQMRREGTVFRSGVEVGAELTGDQLRDRYDAVVLAIGSTVPRELPAPGRELRGIHQAMDFLPQANRAALGEEVDGQITATGKHVVIIGGGDTGADCLGTSTRQGAASITQLEIMPEPPESRPAGQPWPTYPMVFRISSAHEEAAHQNLQSRVYAVSTKEFLGDQDGNVRALRLVEVRLEDGRFVEVEGSEQEIPAELVLLAMGFTGPQQAGLVEQLAVDLDERGNVARDAAYMTSVDGVFVAGDAGRGQSLIVWAIAEGRAAAAAVDTYLTGSTTLPAPIPPTERPLVV, from the coding sequence ATGGCTGACCCCCGCGGATTCTTGAAGAAGGGCCGGGAGGTCGCCGCGCGGCGCCCGGTCGAGGAGCGGATCCAGGACTGGAACGAGGTCTACCCGGGCTCCGCCGGCCGGGCCCTGCTCCCGATCATCACCGAGCAGGCCGGGCGTTGCATGGACTGCGGCATCCCGTTCTGCCACCAGGGCTGCCCGCTGGGGAACATCATCCCCGAGTGGAACGACCTGGTCTGGCGCGACGACTGGGAGGGCGCGATCGAGCGCCTGCACGCGACCAACAACTTCCCGGACTTCACCGGCCGGCTCTGCCCGGCGCCCTGCGAGACGGCCTGCGTGCTCGGCATCAACCAGGATCCGGTGACGATCAAGAACGTCGAGGTCGCGATCATCGACAAGGCGTGGGACTCCGGGTTCGTGCGCCCGCAGCCGCCGGAGTGGCTCTCGGGTCGCACCGTCGCCGTGGTCGGCTCCGGCCCGGCCGGCCTGGCCGCCGCTCAGCAGCTGACCCGCGCCGGGCACACGGTCGCGGTCTACGAGCGCGCCGACAAGATCGGCGGGCTGCTGCGCTACGGCATCCCCGAGTTCAAGATGGAGAAGCAGCACCTCGACAAGCGCTTGGAGCAGATGCGCCGGGAGGGGACCGTCTTCCGCTCCGGCGTGGAGGTCGGCGCGGAGCTGACCGGCGACCAGCTGCGGGACCGCTACGACGCCGTCGTCCTCGCGATCGGCTCCACGGTGCCGCGCGAGCTGCCGGCCCCCGGCCGCGAGCTGCGCGGCATCCACCAGGCGATGGACTTCCTCCCGCAGGCCAACCGGGCCGCGCTCGGCGAGGAGGTCGACGGGCAGATCACCGCGACCGGCAAGCACGTGGTGATCATCGGCGGCGGCGACACCGGTGCGGACTGCCTCGGCACCTCCACCCGCCAGGGAGCCGCGTCGATCACGCAGCTGGAGATCATGCCCGAGCCGCCCGAGTCGCGTCCGGCCGGCCAGCCGTGGCCCACGTACCCGATGGTGTTCCGGATCTCCTCGGCCCACGAGGAGGCCGCGCACCAGAACCTGCAGAGCCGGGTGTACGCCGTCTCCACGAAGGAGTTCCTCGGCGACCAGGACGGCAACGTCCGGGCGCTCAGGCTGGTCGAGGTGCGCCTCGAGGACGGCCGGTTCGTCGAGGTCGAGGGCTCCGAGCAGGAGATCCCGGCCGAGCTGGTGCTGCTCGCGATGGGCTTCACCGGTCCGCAGCAGGCCGGCCTGGTCGAGCAGCTCGCCGTGGACCTGGACGAGCGGGGCAACGTGGCCCGGGACGCGGCGTACATGACGTCGGTCGACGGCGTCTTCGTCGCCGGTGACGCCGGCCGCGGCCAGTCGCTGATCGTCTGGGCGATCGCCGAGGGCCGGGCCGCGGCCGCCGCGGTGGACACCTACCTGACCGGCTCCACGACGCTGCCCGCGCCGATCCCGCCCACCGAGCGCCCGCTGGTGGTCTGA